The Microplitis demolitor isolate Queensland-Clemson2020A chromosome 9, iyMicDemo2.1a, whole genome shotgun sequence genomic sequence tcgactggattgtcttctggagagtgcactggtagtacacacagcttagcgattggtcgtacaagttccgtggtagcggtcttcagcgtgactactcgagtcaggccatctctgcctggatgtaatgcgagtactcgagcaagcggccattttgatggtgggaatctttcatcagtcaacaagactaatgaacccactttgatgttgttttgcggattatgccacttcgaaatagattgatgacgttgcaggtactctgatgaccatctactccaaaatctctggaacatttgttgtaattgttgccagcgtgacaacgtagctgaattattttccagtagCGAGGGCCCAGGTACGGCGATTAGTGGTTCACCGATGAGAAAATGTCCAGGAGTTAGAGCGGTTAAATCTGCAGGATCTTCAGATAGCGGAGCGatcggtcttgaatttaacacagcctcaatttgtgttaagactgtagcgagttggtcgtaagtcaatagcgattcaccaatagttcgtatgagatggaacttgattgactttacggCTGCTTCCCACTTGCCACCAAAGTGGGGAGCACTTGGTGGGTTGAACTTCCAGTCTGTGCCATCTGTAGCGAGTGAATACTGAAGTTCTTTTAGCTGTCTCGATCCTGCtgcgaattctttctttagcgtggcgtctgctcctacaaaatttgtaccacagtccgagtataggatactgcaggcgcctcttcgactagtgaatcttctaaatgctgcgacgaaagcgtcagtagagtaatcggtgacaatttcaatatgtatagcggacgtagcgagacatacaaacacagcgatccatcctttataggttttggcacctcgaccttggaaagtcttcagtgttactggcccagcgtagtctattccagtgtgtaagaatgctttagatggtcttacacgagcggatggcaattgtcccattaattgttgtgcgcgaacacctctatgtctcgtgcacacgacgcagcgaagaatgtgtgatctgactggaactcgaccaccttctatccagacagatctccgtagatcagCGAGAGTCAATTGAGTTCCCCCATGGTATGTTCTTCGATGcgaatgatctatcaatagcgtacttaagcgtgatgaccttggtaaaatagctggatttttctgttcatcatccagcagcgaattcttcaagcgaccgccaactctgagtactccgttgtagtcgacgtagggaatcaatttagcgagaTGATGACTTCGGTGTAGAGAATCACCATCCTTCAATAGTTTCAGCTCTTGcgaatagtactgactttgagtatacttgatcagcaaagtcttagcgagttccaggtcaactgtagagagtggtgtgtccagtgtggactgtggcacttttttaaatttagcgatggcACGAAGACAGATTCCAAGCATGCGAAGTAAAGGTGacaacttagagaatttttctagtagcgtgtatagcgggtgtgaatctgccttgaagatggtaaaaaccagacctggacgttcttcaagatgtgataccgtctgcgtagggatatcaaaagatggccagttatcttttgattgactgagccactttggtcccgtccaccatagcgaatgctgttctagtttggctgctgttaaacctcttgaagcgcagtcagctgggttaagttttccaggaacaaaatcccagttgacacttggtagcgattcttgaatcttggtaactctgttgcgaatgtagactttccatctagctgggttgtttcgtatccacgttaaggatacagcggagtctgtccacatgaaaactggaacgttttcaagtttcaaaaccttcttgacgtagagtatcagttgagcgagtaagacagcggcattgagctccattcttggtatagttataggcttcagtggtgcaacttgtgttttggcacacactagcgagatattggagcttccagtagcgtcagtaacttttagataaactacagcagccatagcgagttgtgaagcgtcagagaatccatgtaattcaattgatacaccatttttaacatgattccagcgaggtatctgaatcttcgagatctgatgtagttcatctcgaaacaaattccattcttgaagaagcgacggtgatagcgtagcatcccAGTCAAAGTTCTGCAGCCAGAGCTTCTGCATGAACATCTTGGCTCTCACGATAATCGGTGCCAAGAAACCCAGTGGGTCAAACAAGCgagcaatttcagataaaattgtgcgtttagttgttggtgatgcttctggaagcgaatatccgaactggaatttatcctgtgttgaattccaggttagcccgagcacttttactgtagtatccccaagctctcttggtgtatcttcttgggtttcacttggagcgacttgagaaagtaattcagttgaattacttgcccacttggcaagcggaaaacatcctgtggcgcacatattttttgtgtcgagagcaacttggattgcctcagcgagttcatctgcacctccatagatgtcgtcaacgtagCGTGTATTAGTTAGCGGTTCGACAgccttcggaaattttttcccttcgtcttcagcgagttgtaagagtgctcttccagcgagatatggagccgatgttgttccataagtaacagtagcgagtgcaaatactattgggatgtcatcttcgtcaaaccagagtatgcactgtagatgatgatcttccttgtcaactgcaatctgacgaaacatttttgtaacgTCAGTAGCGAATAAATAGCGATGGCACCGAATGCGAATAAGTAcatcactgatgtcaacttggatctttgggcccacatgaagtatctcgttgacagatacgccagatgtagttttccaggacccattgaataccactctgagcttggtggtagtgctctgctctttcagaaccCCATGATGAGGCAACAGGTAGCTGTTCGGTGGTAATTCCTTTAATTTCAGACGTTTCATGTGCCCCAAGTCTTCATACTCCTTCAGGAAGTCgaagtacaacttcttgtagactggatcagcttccagtcgtttgcgaagacgtagtaaagcgtattgtgcagctctgagcgaatcacccagttgacttggcgaagatttaagcggcaagcgaacgacatatcgaccatcagactgtctgtagtgtgtattgacaaagtgttgttcacactcttcttcttcttcagtatagcgtgtagcgaattctgtctgtggctcttcttggtaccaaaacttggttaacaagtcttgtagttgatcatcaacagcgacatgatgaccatgagcggtcaattttgatgtagcggtgtccacagatccatatatgatccaaCCAAGTGATGTTGACTGAGCGATTGGGTCATTTTCACTTccttttcgtattttagcgttgattatatgtgcagctggtgctgcacccagaatgatgtcaataggtcttgatgtcaagaagtctggatcagcgagttgtagcccagttatatgcggccatttcttcttcttagttagcgtaaatgacggtaagtttaccgtcaatagagcaagcacatgagcttggatggtaatagaagcgttgttgtgtagcgaatgcagcgtcatcttgcatgacccaagcgaatgcccagctgacacattaccaattccacgtaatggtacagctgctttactgagttgaatatccagcttcttgattagcgaatgcgtcacaaaggataactccgatccttgatcaataagtacacgggctgtacatgtacttcctgttagcgaattcaacttaacaatagcggtagcgagtaaaacattgagcgaatgagctgaaagcagactaagttagcgaattcaaaacaaaagttaCCAAAATTGGAACTATTTGTTACCTGGGTCAGCTACAGGAGCGTCCTGTGCTGGTTTAGCGGCAGCACCATCGTCAAGATGAGTCGACGTGTGATGTGGCTGATCACAATGGCGGCACTTCTGCTTAGTCCTGCAGTCAGCGTAGCGATGGCGTCCCAAACAGTTAAAGCATAAGCGGTAATGCTGAACAATCGTCCTTCGGTTCAGTGGCGACGCCTTCTGGTAGCTGGGGCAAAAGAGAACAAAGTGCTTCTCCTTGCAGATTGGGCACATGCCCGGTTCACTCGTACGATCCCTGGGAGTGAAGGCAACGTAGCTAGCGGAACCAGCAGATGTAGATGGCGTTGATGAGGTAGCGGGTCGACTGTTCCCAAACTTAACTTGCTTGGTTGTAGCGGCTGACTTAGCGTAATTCTTAGGTGATGGTGGTCTTTCACTAGCACTCTTAGGTTGTGTAGAGGTTATGGTTGCGCCAATCTCTGAATTTTCCCACGCACGCACCTTTGCTTTTAGCACGTCGTGTAATTGTTGGTAGGTGGGAAAATCATTCGATAACCCAAGCGAAGCCATCCATTCCACTCTCAAGTCTGATGGCAAACAGCGAACAGTCAAGCGAATTAAAAATGGGTCCAACTCACCAATTGGTATTCCCAAAGCAGCGATGGCGTCCAGCGATTTTTTATTAGCGAGTAGCAGCGCATCCAGATCAGCAGCGGAGTGTGAAGTCACCGGTTGACGATCCAACAAATCATCGATGTGCATGTCAAGCAATCGACGTGGATTTGTGTAGCGAGTATTCAGTAATTCCCAAGCGGGTTGGAAAGCGTCATCAGTGATCTGTAGATTAGCGAGTAGTGCAGCGGCCTCACCTTTTACCTGCGTCTTCAGGTAATGCATCTTCTGAGACCCAGTTAGCGAATCTTCATTAATGACGAGAGACGTGAACAAGTCCTTGAACGAGTCCCACTCGTCATACGACCCTTGGAAAGTTGGCAGCTTGATTTGTGGCAGGTTAGATTTATGCACTCCACCAAAGTAAGCGGTCTGATCGTGATTAGCGGGCTGAACTTCATGAGCAGGTTCTGGAGCGGGTCTAGCAGCGCTGAGTCTCACTCTAAGAGAGGTATAAGCAACGTTAGCGGTTTCATAAGCGTTACCTGTATGATATTCGTTGGTAATGATCTCAGGTACGTCTTCGTATAGCCTCTCGTGAGTCGAATTGAAGCGGTTCCACAACTCCGTCAGGATAGCGAGTTCAGCGTCAATGGCGGCAGCACCTTGGGTAGCGAGTACAGCGTCAGTCAAGCGGTTGGACATATTGCGCATCGTGTCGATGCGTTGCATTTGAAGAGCAATTTGAGCTTCGGCGGCCATCTTGTTAATACGTGGCACACAAAATGGACGCGATGACGTGAAACCGACGCTAAGTTTTCGATCTTTTCTGTTTTAAAAGTCtttttacaccggtgtgtaaaatagatcaccctgggcagcactctagcagtgctcagcaatgcccacggcacttagcgattttcacgacacagaactgacactacactttttttctcacaatttttttttgaatttttttttttaaataatttttaattgtttaaatttcgccaaatccggctcgaaggaccaaaatgtaaaatgagcgaataaactaattggatctggtttaggcgaggttggttaaacaattaaaaattacacagatttcgtcactaaataaattatagatttatttacacttatttacacttaaaaattatgagaattatgattaatatcgaatgcgactagataaatttatacgcgatagcgaatgcaactcagttattttattcacgtataaaaattgacacgtggtcagtagcggttacttcaatgataattaattaacaattaattatcgtcacaagaacaatttatttattctcaataaatagcagccttgatgtactgtctaagtattgaggataatttagcgtagcgatttgatttagtttcacacaagttaataagcgaagcggttcaagcacgaggttgcacgtagcaaagacacgttgtagaaactctgagcgaagcggttagacagatagttgtagaaagataaaaatggtagcgtcgttgagttgtcgagaagcttggtgtcgacgtggcagccttgctgcatataacgaattttcctattggcttaaaagcgcgccaacaggtatcagttgatagcgagctctctcataggctgaccaatataaaacgaattttgtgattggtcagcttgtagcgggttctcaggacgtcttgacacgatcctgagttagaaattgtatgtgccgggcccaaatagcgagtgacccggcactattctgaccttcagttagtagcgagctcggcttctcccgaaccgagcggaaatgcacgaagcttgatttaaattaatcaagctcgtgactgaacaatatatatatatatatatatatatatatatatatataaaacatatacAACGTAAGTAAACGTTGCcggtaaacatatatatatatatatatatatatatatatatatatatatatatatatatatatatatatatatatatatatatatatacatatatatctatagagcgCATACAGTACTTGAGCAAATTCCTCAAGTCCTGACGTCACCACTTGGGTGAAAAATTCCCCaaagtattaatattatttttttgttttcactcAAAGTATTTGTATGAATATTaagcattattatttatatttattattatttaagataattaagtaactttacttttttttcattttgatttattaccCCAGCGGTCAAAAATAGtattgcaattattttattgtaaaattataaattattttaacagcgacgaatttattattttgagtgtgagtgaggaaaaattccatatctttctctctctcacagGTGCTGAGGGATAAaataagagataaaaatattgttattatttattaattttggaaaaattccaactggaataattaattcctttattcaatattaaaattaataatattaactaaatttaattatattagtttatattaaattgagcataaataattttttctagttacaTTATTTTCCGAGTTGAGTACTGTGTTTTGATGATGCGataattatctaataaaatttatctccagtgataaaaatttataacggtctaaattttatttttgcaatcACCAGGTATTGTTGTTAGTAATTTAAACCCAAATctaaatattgtgaaaaattattatttgtttttactattatttataaaattaaatattcggaaaccaacagctgtcggggagaatttaatatttattttcctctggATCTTTTTCCactgtttcattttatttttttttctactcacatttattatttgtatgtgattatttattgtttattcacaatttttctattatttttttaatttctattgtgTCACTCGAGTGTTTTCCGCTTCGCCACAAGTCGCTTGCTCGGAGTTTCCCTCGTAAATTCcccctgaataatttttgtccgttttggataaacggtctggagcctgcgtgcactaactcagcctgaggagctggtctaGGCACGACGACAATTGATTATCATttatagtttaataattatttgaatttattattttattataatttaattttcttattcgttaatatttattattattcatttatcacgcgtgggcgaccgcatacgctatattgtgctgttccgcgtctccgtcgcggaattTCAGAACGGTATACGTTATAACAGTTCTATGAATCAAAGATGAAATTCTCAGTTACGCTAAGAAACGAATTTATTTCCTCTGGTTGCTAGTTTCAGAGTGAGAAAATCTGAGGAAGTCGAAGAAAGCGATGGATTCGAAAGTATTCATGGTAACGAAAACGACAACTGATGTGAACACGGAGAAATAATAGAACATGACATTGTatataacaacaacaacaaacagggataattttcattatgatGATGCATCGTATCAACTTTCTGTTTATGAAGGTTCTCCATTGACAGTTGCAGAGAGCATGATGACATAAATGTGCTGAACTGCTTTTTGTGACGTAAAATGAACTTTCGAAGGGTTCCTTCCGGTAAAGCTAGAgcatttgtattaaattttaaatgctcCCAATGTCCACTCataatttgattttcaatATTCGTCGTTCCATTTACACTACTAACTATTTTTCCATTCATATCTTCAAAGAAAAAACAGGTATTCACCCACGATGGTCCAAAATTCTTTACATCATTCGTTAAATGAAGTAGCTGATGAATATTAATACTTGCGAATCTTACtccatataaaatttcaaaatgatcGACGATCTTTTCAAGTAATCCAGCAGctatttcaatttcctcaaGTAAAACAATATCCTTATTCAACAAAGAAATTGCGGTAACAAATAGTAAGTAATCGGTATAATATTCTATCCCCATAAATGCAGGCAGAATGACCGGTGAGTATTGATAACACCAAGCCTTCAGTTCGGATACTTTCCATGATTTATATTTGGAGAGTTTTCGTGGTTGACGATGGACAAAGTTTGGTGTTCTTATTTCAAGAATTgtcttatcaataaaatttaaaactgttCGAAGGAAAAAAGGGCATTCACTAAAAGAGGAATCCACCCATAAATAGATTAGCTTCTTTGTGATTTCTTCATACAGAGCATGCATGGAATCAATGCCTGTACCAGTTACGTAATTGGGcatcaatttatttagacCGCTAGGATTTTTGACTCCTTGAATAACCTGTAAGCACTTAGGAATTCTTGgattattcttattttctaCTGCTTGTCTTGCAAAATCAAGAGTTTCATCCAGAGTGCTATAATTACAGATTGAAGTGTACCGATAGACCCGTACAAATTTTCGATTTGAAAGCTTcgtttttttcatcttaatttTACAGACTGAGCAGCCATaactttcattaaattattgaaagtttAGAAAAGTATACTTTGCTGGTAGATCGCATGTACCACATAACAATATggctcttatgaaaatttcttaatCAATATGCTTCAAATAAAGGTTAATACCattgaacaaaatttgaaattccgGCTCAAAAGCTTCAAGAAATAAATGAGGTGTAGATTTATCGGTCTCAAACCATAACCCAGCGAGGATAGTATTTTCTCTACGAATCCTTTTGTCATATGGCAGCTTATTTATCCGTAGATAGAACGACCATACTAAGATTTGAGAGCTTTTAAATACCGGTACACCGTTAGTATTCCGCGTGTAAGACAATGAACCTACttccgaaaaataatcatcatGCTCGCGGTATACCAGACCGTCAGAAAtgtctttaaaaatattatcatgaaagtattcgatcacccacttactctacGTGGATGATCTAAAGGTGTATGCTCCTGATGAGAAACACCTTCAGACAGCCTTGGATATTATAGGGGAGTATACCCGGGATGTCGGCATGGCTTTTGGGTTGGACAAGTGCGCGGTCGTTAATCTAGTGAAGGGTAAGTGTTCTGATGTGCGTGAAGATATCGAGTTAGTAGATGGGAGCGTCATTGACCATCTTGACGCCGGAGAGTCAtacaaatatctagggattgacgggagtcctatgcaggacgcctcgaaaatcaaaacgactctctGCAGCGAGTATATGCAgagactccggaaaatctggtcatcagaactttccgggaaaaacaaagtctctgcaacaaacatgcttgctgtcccggtaCTTCTCTACTCTTTCGGTGTCCTTAAATGGGCCCGAAAAGAGCTCAGAGACctcgatatcaagacacgcaaagtcatAAATATGCatcggagcatgcaccctaaatcctcagtcaccagattatacctttcccggCACATCGGAGGGAGAGGTTTACAGAGCTAGGAATGTctacacgatcgtttggttttgggtataacatacgaggttgttaatttcactgcagatgaagacgacttccttatgcaaattgttcatagtcaagagaataggcataagggagcgtttttatataaggcagcaatgtacgcggcaaaatccctcgatcttggaagagtaaaccctcttatCGAACTCCCTAAGGAGAAATTTAAGAGGGTCATCGGCAATGCTGAACACcaaaaactgctcagcacATATATAGACAAGTTcatgcacagcgtgttctttaaacacgtgcgtaagcatggcttgtccgagcagctgacgttttcATTCCTTAAgtcagctggcctgatgtcCGAGAAGgaaagatatatttttgcctgccaagatggtgtaatcaatactcttgaataccgtgctaaggtgctccagatgcagctacccgacacACTGTGTAAGGTTTGTAAAcaacatcctgagacgcttatgcatctattgtcagcatgtcctgtgctggcaagaaatgcatacgtccagcgtcacaatgctgctctgcgagtactttattattacctaagacatactcacggtatcgataaaacaccagtgctgccttatctgcTAGGAGATATTCCccaagttgttgagaatgaccgttgccgtatttattgaaacgtgccattcgcaacaacgcggaaaatcgatcacaataaacctgatattgtgctcttcaataaaaccgctcgtgacatttatgtcatcgagttctcagcacctgctgagtataacatcacggttaaagaGGAGCACAATcacgaaatatatcaggatctcctatttgaaattggcaaacttTACCCAGGTTACCATGTCAAGCTTGTCGTACTCattgttggcgtcctaggagggatgaaacagacttttgtgtctgcattggctagaatcccaacttgttctccgcaagttgagtttttggcatcgcggatgcaaaaggctgATATTCTTGGATCCCTCCGTCTTCTTAGGCAACAAAACTTGGCCCgctgcgcatgctgatcatcttgttgatgaagcatcacagcagtaatgatttggcgctcagataaggccctcggtagagtcggactactGGGGATAACCCCGTGAGCATTTaacttaaaaagaaataataataataataatgataataataataataataataataataataataataataataataataataataataataataataataataataatagtaacgaAAATtgtgaaaacaatatttatatgaagTTAAATACTATAACGGTGAgccctggctacttcgtgtccagtagccaccgTTATATTTGGCACCCCAAGTTGGGCGTCAAATGTAACTGTGGGCCCTAGCTACGTCATGCCctgtagccacgaaccacagttacaaaAATTTCCCGAATATTTAAGAGTAATTGATTTTggaattattatatataaatataaatcacaAATTTATCTTTTGTTCGTTCGAAAATCGGGAAAAGATCTCAAGATGCAGGTCAACTCGTTCCGATCTGACACGCGGTTGAAATATAACTTAATCTAGGTGACGCTgatgataaaagaaatttgtTCTCAAAActcaattatatattattaatattttatttcaccaaACCCAATTTTATACACAAATAATTTCcccttttattaattttatttatattttactagtTAAGATTTTGTTTCCAgtttaaaatgaattgattaatttaaatgtaagaaTTTATTGAACGGGGAAGGAAAGTTcatgagtaataaaattttacgcttcgttgaagagagagagagagagagagagaacaaataataatgtgtaaaatattttttaaagagaaTCTTAGTGAATCTTATCTGAGTTGAATTATAGCCGACTTACTGGAGGAATTTGTCTTCGATTCATTCTAGTCCGTCCAGGTGATGTCGATGTCCAAATTTCTGATGGCTTCTGGAACCGGCGTGGGCTGGTCGTCACAGGTGAAGAAAATCACACAATTCACTCACAACGCTTTggtttttaaaacaaaattcacTTCGACTATAACTTGAGGATCAAGTGTACCATCAGCTAATTAGAAGAAATTCATAAGGAGGATCGagcaaagaaaattttacgtCCGTGAGGTCACAAATCTCGAACTTGAGTGTCGTCTTAGGTCGGCTCGTCTTAGACACTAACCTCCGttgacccctacctaattatgcgcaaTGACTGATTTATGGTCACCTGCTGCGCAAAATCATCCCCTGAACTGAGCGCCTAGACTCGACTGCACTCGACAATCAGCAGACAatgaaagagagagagagagagagagagagagagagagagagagagagagagagagagagagagagagagagagagagacagaGACAGAGACAGAGACAGAGCACTTAAGTACAACCAAGTCAGAGAAGAGCCACAGTCTCACGTTGTATGATGCTGCTGCCCGGTCGCAATACAGTGCTGTCCTCttcttgttctttttttttttggccattTAGAAGTACTTGGTTGTTTTGTGTGTGGAACGGAATGGGCCACCTCTTTATCTATGCCACACGGAGTATTTTCAGTTTATTGTCCTTCTTCTTCTTGATTTCcggatttttcaatttcttccTCTTCGTCTACCATTGTTTTTTCCGGTTTGTCCCTTTCGTCCGAGTCAGTATCTGAGTTAGACCCGTAGATTGGCTGGATGATTTTCAATATGCTAGACAAATTGTATTCTGCTGATCAACGATCATCCCGTACTCAGTTTCCATTTTCGTCATAGCCATCTTCATTTTTATCGCCGTCATCAGTGTTGTCAACAATATCTGAG encodes the following:
- the LOC106693372 gene encoding uncharacterized protein LOC106693372, producing the protein MAAEAQIALQMQRIDTMRNMSNRLTDAVLATQGAAAIDAELAILTELWNRFNSTHERLYEDVPEIITNEYHTGNAYETANVAYTSLRVRLSAARPAPEPAHEVQPANHDQTAYFGGVHKSNLPQIKLPTFQGSYDEWDSFKDLFTSLVINEDSLTGSQKMHYLKTQVKGEAAALLANLQITDDAFQPAWELLNTRYTNPRRLLDMHIDDLLDRQPVTSHSAADLDALLLANKKSLDAIAALGIPIGELDPFLIRLTVRCLPSDLRVEWMASLGLSNDFPTYQQLHDVLKAKVRAWENSEIGATITSTQPKSASERPPSPKNYAKSAATTKQVKFGNSRPATSSTPSTSAGSASYVAFTPRDRTSEPGMCPICKEKHFVLFCPSYQKASPLNRRTIVQHYRLCFNCLGRHRYADCRTKQKCRHCDQPHHTSTHLDDGAAAKPAQDAPVADPAHSLNVLLATAIVKLNSLTGSTCTARVLIDQGSELSFVTHSLIKKLDIQLSKAAVPLRGIGNVSAGHSLGSCKMTLHSLHNNASITIQAHVLALLTVNLPSFTLTKKKKWPHITGLQLADPDFLTSRPIDIILGAAPAAHIINAKIRKGSENDPIAQSTSLGWIIYGSVDTATSKLTAHGHHVAVDDQLQDLLTKFWYQEEPQTEFATRYTEEEEECEQHFVNTHYRQSDGRYVVRLPLKSSPSQLGDSLRAAQYALLRLRKRLEADPVYKKLYFDFLKEYEDLGHMKRLKLKELPPNSYLLPHHGVLKEQSTTTKLRVVFNGSWKTTSGVSVNEILHVGPKIQVDISDVLIRIRCHRYLFATDVTKMFRQIAVDKEDHHLQCILWFDEDDIPIVFALATVTYGTTSAPYLAGRALLQLAEDEGKKFPKAVEPLTNTRYVDDIYGGADELAEAIQVALDTKNMCATGCFPLAKWASNSTELLSQVAPSETQEDTPRELGDTTVKVLGLTWNSTQDKFQFGYSLPEASPTTKRTILSEIARLFDPLGFLAPIIVRAKMFMQKLWLQNFDWDATLSPSLLQEWNLFRDELHQISKIQIPRWNHVKNGVSIELHGFSDASQLAMAAVVYLKVTDATGSSNISLVCAKTQVAPLKPITIPRMELNAAVLLAQLILYVKKVLKLENVPVFMWTDSAVSLTWIRNNPARWKVYIRNRVTKIQESLPSVNWDFVPGKLNPADCASRGLTAAKLEQHSLWWTGPKWLSQSKDNWPSFDIPTQTVSHLEERPGLVFTIFKADSHPLYTLLEKFSKLSPLLRMLGICLRAIAKFKKK